In Chiroxiphia lanceolata isolate bChiLan1 chromosome 2, bChiLan1.pri, whole genome shotgun sequence, a single genomic region encodes these proteins:
- the TTC3 gene encoding E3 ubiquitin-protein ligase TTC3 isoform X2 — translation MADPSSTSDLATLALCHVDRSYLELGHGTFGQTVLPNPKTGVNPCEVWCNQPVERLREHCNVIKIQMLWPLLFTQESISFQEEFGLLFQGWRLWKTMSECNFVEDLADLIKKVVNIPHFISGILKIGNGIENGFFDIEEALDWIRCVADANVLRGLEELRDFRRLKLATVFTQWERSIVKVALEDCDLVEELKAQTCESSRKESEFMKQRGNEVFSRGAFVPAIISYTRAIELCRTNHLLYGNRALCFILTGDYERAVVDGKRATVLKPDWPKGHHHYCKALSLLGRLEQALEANERAQELCRNVPDGLKELVQQHHKLKRTLEEMNGTKQRKQKAKKSLLQKKDCSSSKSHGMTSQEQKELEKIRKRAQADPKGPQKHDPKMTDTQRPESKVSTLDLPQNQCHQNKRKQKPKVGDSEKMRDHLDLKRESKAMEDKGLCAVPQMDFNTEDVKNPRNKGFTASLEECPSDKPTLLPTLRALGAAEREVFQVDFNALPEGVTSLARDGCTALMDQQCHSAEQAFSQLLSILYTSEFRYLNIHKINYAIIIYGHATALLGIGQPEALAKAEDQFKKIIEEYPEERCFCLAHYGIGRVYLRQNRFAHALDQFLRSKLMIDLKIVPGVLTWPATARVIEETQTESLQMALRNCIEQCKFPPEPDAVCRYQQCHGHSKIQIFFTDPDFKGFIRVICCQQCRVEFHMSCWKKLKTTSYSDKNDKDFLKELCFTPDCKGLISKIIIFSPSGQVKCEFELKITKPKGPPRACIKQKCSSIRKLKTKQEKKLRRKRAREEARNSAQKEAEENQEGNERSQYSQSSGYGQDFHAGDRVLQHISRNSEQIQTAVGDAAKLLKELLSWFVISEEDYTSYSQTSSKSKEVMEQLISHLIQEKNRVKTRGFIRVLSELEGVDPKLLKWLKHLNNLGLTATKNFLHQYEQLLQELDFSILAPLWNQKYGRKFDYVTTPEKQEICDYFLKPPLEKTRCFIWLLEDNREHFPFLHQALDEFFDKMDDPTIILKKQGNENISTNDIKVKNKNRKKNLKDSRSILVLSSGVSTAPREEEKIFIEENNLYTDFTNEPFLIPEYLQEQLEEFEALYEVSNSNSYNNPDPISESLYEYFTQILDEHGPLEINNKLLVGEYENFPEETRKVVEDQGGLEPFLLKSLRFIMVDNLICLKKHSVFFEGNTNRNENYIDGNVQGNHSQKNLRLNPDAEEFKPQSYPIQPHIPPSPDLSYETLQYLPYSFPASCRSRNSLQSQSIDSMENKSSFADVLLKNLDSTSPIFLPQTSWGYQYGRILPVPSPVPVLPHVARQPGYVYADPAAPQDNRESAIPVRKYVRDDFIPTEIQTCEDPWGRLENSDKENLAAPGSSDEAENGKQVIKVEKGSKSKPGMKSNPHIRMVAVQVNQEVADRETNTLPFHPFENQQGDILRVEKEHQVLQEQLKEAEEKFEQLQSRSSEEIGALEELLRKSVEETEVSQNELDWFHQDSEAQGKKWQQEKKENRDNLKALRSTAKKHTDTNERYLKTIDDKEKQYNIYLNTFLDTSNKFANEKVKLEELIKKSQDDCQECVKRAVKAEISVFQNWKETEVWKLSGTVAKAEANLKMLKTLSSSASAAPLLKSQIDSWETFISNVKKQLEKVEAEYEEKIELVKSGARISLTKVEIMDIPSPPSVLTIPARPLVSDPAIVTYSLASAHPSSSSLPAFSSPEGQGPTQPSLQTQAGAKAAPATAEACSASGGSVKTHPQPPEGSYSNKIPSPHPSGISGSATQPTQNHQDASALQPRPPALPNNKKLPKALENIIAQLQSIFPNYSSSDFTGFIREVQRRNGNTLSGLSFDEVLNRVTELILDRQSQAPTSAGRVSAPAAPTGTRSREAAAEGNAPSPSRAGPAPKNTSNKNPPQPNLQPWGNVGAIPKAKWKKQDNAASGEDPCTICHDELSRDPCELECGHHFHRECIRTWLKEHSSTCPICRVHALLPEDFPELPAWNKCT, via the exons GGTCATGGAACATTTGGTCAGACAGTGCTGCCTAATCCTAAAACAG GTGTTAATCCCTGTGAAGTTTGGTGCAATCAGCCTGTGGAGAGATTAAGAGAACATTGCAACGTGATTAAAATCCAAATGCTTTGGCCTCTTCTCTTCACCcaagaaagcatttctttccaaGAGGAATTTGG tttgCTCTTTCAGGGGTGGCGTCTGTGGAAGACAATGTCTGAGTGTAATTTTGTGGAAGACCTTgctgatttaattaaaaaagttgTT AACATTCCACACTTCATCAGTGGCATATTGAAGATTGGCAATGGGATAGAAAAT GGTTTCTTTGACATTGAGGAGGCACTGGATTGGATCAGGTGTGTGGCTGATGCCAACGTTCTGCGGGGCCTGGAGGAACTCCGGGATTTTCGCCGGCTTAAACTCGCAACTGTTTTTACTCAGT GGGAACGTTCCATTGTTAAAGTTGCATTGGAAGACTGTGATTTAGTTGAAGAATTGAAAGCTCAGACCTGTGAGAGCTCCAGGAAG GAGAGTGAATTTatgaaacagagaggaaatgaaGTATTTTCTCGTGGAGCCTTTGTTCCTGCTATAATCTCATATACTAGAGCCATAGAGCTTTG ccgTACAAACCACCTTCTGTATGGAAACAGAGCTCTTTGTTTCATTCTCACAGGAGACTATGA gAGAGCTGTTGTTGATGGGAAAAGAGCCACTGTTTTGAAGCCTGATTGGCCAAAG GGTCACCACCACTACTGCAaggccctgtccctgctggggaggCTCGAGCAGGCTCTGGAAGCAAACGAGAGGgctcaggagctctgcaggaacGTCCCCGACGGGCTCAAGGAACTtgtgcagcagcaccacaaGCTGAAAAGGACCTTAGAAGAAATGAATG GTACTAAACAACGTAAACAGAAGGCAAAGAagtctctgctgcagaaaaa AGACTGCAGCTCTTCAAAGTCTCATGGGATGACCTCTCAGGAAcaaaaagaattagaaaaaatcagaaagagaGCTCAGGCTGATCCTAAAGGTCCTCAAAAACACGATCCCAAG ATGACTGACACCCAAAGGCCAGAAAGCAAAGTTTCCACGCTGGACTTGCCACAAa ACCAGTGTCATCAAAACAAACGAAAGCAAAAACCCAAAGTTGGTGACTCTGAaaaaatgag GGATCACCTTGATTTGAAGAGGGAGTCTAAAGCCATGGAAGATAAAGgcctctgtgctgtgccacag ATGGATTTCAATACAGAAGatgtaaaaaaccccaggaaCAAGGGATTTACAGCCTCCCTGGAGGAGTGTCCCAGTGATAAACCCACCCTTCTACCCACGTTGAGAGCTTTAGGTGCTGCAGAACGTGAG GTATTCCAGGTGGATTTTAATGCCTTGCCAGAAGGTGTTACATCCCTTGCTCGTGATGGTTGCACAGCCTTGATGGACCAGCAGTGTCACAGTGCAGAACAAGCCTTCTCACAGCTGCTCAGCATTCTATATACTTCAGAATTTAGG tatctgaatattcataaaattaattatgcTATAATCATCTATGGACATGCCACTGCCCTTCTGGGAATAGGACAACCTGAG GCACTGGCAAAGGCTGAAGAccagtttaagaaaataattgaagaaTACCCCGAAGAAAGATGCTTTTGTTTGGCACACTATGGAATTGGGAGGGTTTACCTCAGGCAAAACAG ATTTGCTCATGCACTCGATCAGTTCCTGAGATCAAAGCTGATGATTGATTTGAAGATTGTCCCGGGGGTGTTGACGTGGCCGGCGACAGCTCGGGTCATTGAGGAGACACAGACAGAGAGTTTGCAG atggCTTTAAGGAATTGTATTGAGCAGTGCAAGTTCCCTCCAGAACCAGATGCTGTCTGTCGGTATCAGCAGTGCCACGGCCACTccaaaatccaaatattttttacagaCCCAGACTTTAAG GGTTTTATACGTGTTATTTGCTGTCAGCAGTGCAGGGTGGAGTTTCATATGAGCTGCTGGAAAAAGTTGAAAACAACGAGCTACAGTGATAAAAATGATAAG GATTTCCTTAAGGAATTGTGTTTTACTCCCGATTGTAAAGGccttatttcaaaaataattattttcagtccTTCTGGTCAGGTAAAATGTGAA TTTGAactaaaaatcacaaaaccCAAGGGACCACCAAGGGCCTGTATTAAACAGAAATGTTCAAG tatcagGAAGTTAAAAACgaagcaagaaaagaaactgcGGAGAAAACGCGCGCGAGAAGAGGCTCGAAATTCCGCtcaaaaggaagcagaggagaaCCAGGAGGGGAATGAACGGTCCCAGTACAGTCAGAGCAGTG GTTATGGCCAAGATTTCCATGCTGGTGACCGGGTCCTGCAGCACATCAGTCGGAATTCCGAGCAGATCCAGACAGCAGTTGGTGATGCTGCCAAGTTATTAAAGGAATTACTGTCCTGGTTTGTCATCAGCGAGGAGGATTACACCTCATATtcccaaaccagcagcaaatCCAAGGAAGTGATGGAGCAGCTCATCAGCCActtaattcaggaaaaaaacagggtCAAAACAAGGGGGTTCATCCGCGTGCTGAGCGAGCTGGAAGGGGTGGATCCCAAATTGCTCAAGTGGCTGAAACATCTTAATAACTTGG GTCTGACAGCTACAAAAAACTTCCTCCATCAATATGAACAATTATTGCAAGAGCTTGACTTCTCTATTTTAGCCCCACTCTGGAACCAGAAGTATGGCAGGAAATTTGATTACGTGACAACTCCTGAAAAGCAAGAGATTTGTGATTATTTCTTAAAACCCCCCTTAGAGAAAACCCGTTGTTTTATATGGCTTTTAGAGGACAACAGAGAACATTTCCCGTTTCTTCATCAAGCTTTAGATGAATTCTTTGATAAAATGG ATGACCCAACTATTATATTAAAGaagcaaggaaatgaaaatatatca actAATGATAtcaaagttaaaaacaaaaacaggaagaagaacTTGAAAGACTCGAGG TCTATTTTAGTATTATCCAGTGGAGTTAGTACAGCCCCACGAGAAGAAGAGAAGATatttatagaagaaaataattt atacACAGATTTTACAAATGAACCATTTTTAATCCCAGAGTATCTCCAGGAGCAACTGGAGGAATTTGAAGCTCTCTATGAAGTTTCAAATAGTAACAGTTATAATAATCCAGATCCAATCTCTGAGAGTTTATATGA gtatttcaCTCAAATCTTGGATGAACATGGCCCTCtggaaattaataataaattactaGTTGGGGAATATGAAAATTTCCCTGAAGAAACTCGAAAGGTCGTGGAGGATCAGGGGGGCCTGGAACCTTTCCTTCTGAAATCCCTTCGTTTCATTATGGTGGATAATCTTATCTGCTTGAAGAAGCACTCGGTCTTCTTTGAGggaaatacaaacagaaatgaaaattatatagATGGGAATGTGCAAGGGAACCATTCCCAGAAAAACCTCCGGTTAAATCCAGATGCTGAGGAATTCAAGCCCCAGTCCTACCCTATTCAACCCCATATACCACCATCACCTGACCTAAGTTATGAGACTCTACAATATTTGCCCtattccttccctgcttcctgtAGATCCAGGAATTCCTTGCAAAGCCAGAGTATTGATTCCATGGAAAACAAGTCGTCGTTCGCGGACGTTTTACTAAAGAACCTGGATTCTACAAGTCCCATATTTTTGCCTCAGACTTCCTGGGGTTACCAGTATGGAAGGATATTGCCTGTGCCTTCTCCAGTGCCTGTCCTGCCACATGTTGCCAGGCAGCCTGGTTATGTCTATGCTgatcctgcagctcctcaggaTAATCGGGAATCGGCAATTCCAGTCAGAAAATACGTCCGTGATGATTTCATCCCAACCGAAATCCAAACGTGTGAAGACCCCTGGGGCCGGTTGGAGAACTCGGATAAAGAGAATTTGGCTGCTCCGGGTAGCTCAGATGAAGCTGAAAATGGTAAACAGGTTATTAAGGtggaaaaaggaagcaaaagtaAACCTGGAATGAAGAGCAACCCCCATATAAGGATGGTGGCTGTTCAG gTCAATCAGGAAGTAGCTGATAGGGAAACCAATACCCTGCCTTTCCATCCATTTGAAAACCAACAA GGAGATATTCTGCGTGTGGAAAAGGAGCATCAGGTGCTGCAAGAACAACTGaaagaggcagaggagaaatttgagcagctgcagagccgAAGTTCCGAGGAAATCGGTGCTTTGGAAGAGCTCCTGAGGAAAAGTGTGGAAGAGACTGAG gtCTCCCAGAATGAACTGGATTGGTTTCACCAGGACTCGGAAGCACAAGGGAAGAAatggcagcaggagaaaaaagagaaccGAGACAACTTAAAAGCCCTGAGGAGCACGGCcaaaaaacacacagacaccAACGAGAG GTATTTGAAGACCATTGATGACAAGGAAAAGcagtataatatatatttaaatacatttctggATACCAG taataAATTTGCTAATGAGAAAGTAAAATTGGAAGAGCTTATAAAAAAGAGTCAAGATGACTGCCAGGAGTGTGTGAAAAGAGCTGTTAAAGCAGAG ATCTCAGTGTTCCAGAACTGGAAGGAAACTGAAGTTTGGAAGCTCAGTGGCACCGTTGCCAAAGCAGAGGCAAATCTCAAGATGCTGAAGACACTGAGCAG CTCAGCTTCAGCAGCACCTTTGCTGAAGTCACAGATTGATTCCTGGGAAACTTTTATTTCCAATGTaaagaaacagctggaaaaagtaGAG gcTGAGTATGAGGAGAAAATTGAGCTGGTGAAAAGTGGTGCCCGGATTTCCCTCACTAAGGTGGAAATTATGGatattccctctcctcccagtgTCCTG ACAATCCCAGCCAGACCTTTGGTCAGTGATCCAGCCATTGTCACCTATTCCTTGGCATCTGCACATCCCAGTTCAAGTTCACTTCCTGCATTTTCCAGTCCTGAAGGTCAAGGTCCAACACAACCATCCCTTCAAACCCAGGCTGGAGCTAAGGCAGCACCTGCCACTGCTGAGGCTTGTTCTGCAAGTGGTGGATCCGTGAAAACACATCCCCAACCTCCAGAGGGATCATATTCCAATAAAATCCCATCACCTCACCCATCAGGGATTTCTGGAAGTGCCACTCAGCCAACCCAGAACCACCAGGATGCCTCAGCTCTGCAACCAAGGCCTCCTGCACttccaaacaacaaaaagcttccaaaagcactggaaaatattattgCACAGCTCCAGAGTATATTCCCAAACTACAGCAG ttCAGATTTCACTGGTTTTATAAGAGAGGTACAGAGAAGAAATGGGAACACCCTGTCAGGTCTGAGCTTTGATGAGGTTCTGAACCGAGTGACGGAGCTGATCCTGGACCGGCAGAGCCAG GCACCAACTTCAGCAGGGAGagtctctgctccagcagccccgACCGGAACACGGAGTCGGGAAGCGGCTGCAGAAGGAAAtgcccccagtccctccagAGCAGGACCTGCACCTAAAAACACCTCAAATAAAAACCCACCTCAGCCAaacctccagccctgggggaaTGTTGGAGCAATACCTAAAGCTAAATGGAAAAAGCAGGACAATGCA GCCTCCGGCGAGGATCCCTGCACGATCTGTCACGATGAGCTGAGCAGAGACCCGTGTGAACTGGAGTGTGGGCATCATTTTCACAGAGAA TGCATCAGAACGTGGCTCAAGGAACATTCCAGCACCTGCCCCATCTGCCGTGTCCACGCCCTCCTTCCTGAAGACTTCCCTGAGCTTCCTGCATGGAACAAGTGCACCTAG